TATTCGCAGATATCAACGATCCGCTGCCCATGGAAGAGCTTCATAACCGCGAACAGATGACGCTCTATGACTTCACGCTTTTTTCCGGACCAATTATTGATACACCAGCATTACGAGATTTTCATAAACAGCTCAAATTACCTGAATGCAAGACGCTTGGCACACTCGTCACGCAACTCGGCAACGGCCTACACAGCCAATTGACTTATCAACAAAATGTAAGCAACTATGCATCTACAACTCAAGATCTTTTGGATACCGGCGCCGGCGTTTGCCAGGACTTTGCCCATCTTGCCTTAGCGCTCTTTCGACTTAGTGGTGTGCCATGTCGATATGTCAGTGGTTATTTGCATATAGACCAACAATCTGAAACACCATCCCAGTCACATGCTTGGATGGAGTTCTTTTCGCCATCAAAAGGATGGATCGCTTTTGATCCAACCCATAATGTATTCCCCAATGACTGCTATGCCACCGTTGCTTATGGCCGCAACTACAATGACGTGCCGCCAAACAAGGG
This genomic interval from Phycisphaerales bacterium contains the following:
- a CDS encoding transglutaminase family protein, translating into MLLEIEHHMCFSYDRFVRESHMELRIEPRSQAQQTLHEFSLAVGPPTRITRHEDWMGNTVHWFSITDYHKRIELLIRSVVEVHPANIFADINDPLPMEELHNREQMTLYDFTLFSGPIIDTPALRDFHKQLKLPECKTLGTLVTQLGNGLHSQLTYQQNVSNYASTTQDLLDTGAGVCQDFAHLALALFRLSGVPCRYVSGYLHIDQQSETPSQSHAWMEFFSPSKGWIAFDPTHNVFPNDCYATVAYGRNYNDVPPNKGIFQGNASETLEAHVVTRPAVRTESVQLRQETYLDLPVYQEIPESDRSKNQHSAGESAASQQQQQQ